The following nucleotide sequence is from Aedes aegypti strain LVP_AGWG chromosome 3, AaegL5.0 Primary Assembly, whole genome shotgun sequence.
CTCCAGAAAGCTTCAAGGATGCTCCCCAGGCTCCTTTCCTGCCATTCTTCACCGGTTATAAGGGATACAACATCCAGTACGCTCGTAACGTCGATGGTCAACGTTCCATCTACAGACTGGTCCAGGAAGCCGTCGATGAACTGCAGAACCCATCAACCCTGCCCAAGTCCAACACTCTGAGCAAATTCAACATTGTCAGCCGCATCTTCCGCACGATGAACTACCAGGACATCTATGAAGTTGCCCAGAAATATTTCGTTTCGCAGCAGGAACGCAAAGAAGGAAACAACAAGAGCGAGAAATTCGCCAAGCGCGTCGATGCTTGGATCTTCATTCGGGATGCCTTGGCAGAAGCTGGCACACCACCGGCCTTCAAGGTTATCAAAGAATTTATCGAAGAGAAGAAACTGCGTGGCTATGAAGCAGCTGGAGTTTTCTCTACCCTCGTTAACTCGATTCGCTATCCAACTGAATCACTGCTGCATGAATTCTTCCTGCTGGCTACCTCTGATACTGTCCAACACCAGGAAGGCTTGAACACCACCGCTCTGTTCACCTACAGTTACTTCGTCAACCAGGCTCACGTTAACAACCGATCGGCCTACAACTACTACCCAGTCTACAGCTTTGGACGTTTTGCCGATGCTGACTACAAGATCGTTGCTCACAAGATCGTTCCATGGTTCTCCCACCAACTTCGTGAAGCCGTCAACGCCAGAGACAGTGTTAAGGCCCAAGTCTACATCCGTTGTCTTGGAAACCTTGGACATCCAGAAATTCTGAACGTTTTCGAGCCATACCTCGAGGGCAAATATCAAGTAAGCGACTACCAGCGTCTGGCTATGGTTGTGGCTTTCGATAAACTGGTTGAAAACTACCCACATCTGGCCCGATCTATCTTGTACAAGGTCTACCAAAACATCGGAGACATTCACCAAATCCGATGCGCTGCTGTGCACATGCTGATGCGTGCCAATCCCCCAGCTGATATGCTCCAACGCATGGCCGAATACACCTACTACGACCCAAGCCGTTATGTGCGCGCTGCAGTCAAATCAGCACTGGAATCTGCTGCTGAGTCCTACGATTACGATTATTACAACGAATTTGCTGAAAATGCCAAGGCTGCCGTTAAGTTCCTTAACCCAGAAGACTTCAGCTTCCAATATTCGTCGTCTTATATTCGCGATTACGCTTTTGAAAACCAGGAGATGTCCTACCGCATGTACTACGGACAGATTGCTGCTGATGATCACGTTATGCCCAATGGTATGTTCTTCCAACTGCGCAACAACTTTGGTGGTTACAAGAAGTATTCCTCATCCTATTACCTCTTCTCGAGCATGGAAGCATTCTTCGATTTGGTTGACAAGCAATGCGACCGCAGCTACTTCAAGGATGACTACAAGTCGTCTGACTATTACTACAAGTACTATAAGCAGTTCCCCAACAAGAAGAGTGAATACTTCGACAAGTACTACAAGTCTCACGGACCCCAGAGTGATTATTACCAGAAATTCGCTAAGGCTGAGTACAATGACAAGGAACCACAGAAGTACTCCACTACTCGCATTGCTAAGCTGCTGAACATTGACCCACGTGAAGCTGAGGAGCTGGAAGGacaattcctggtgaaattgtTCAATGGATACCACTTCTACGCATTCAACAATCAGACTATCGAAAACTCTCCGCAATAcatcaagaaattgttcagagaATTGGAAGATGGCTTGAACTTCAACTACACAAAGTTCTACCAACAAGAAGAAGCTTCCCTTGCCTTCCCATTGGCCACCGGTTTCCCATTCGTTTACACTCTGAAGACTCCAACTGTATTCAAGTTTGAAACTGAGGCTAAGGTAAAGACTTACCCACGCGTTCACCAGAAGCCAACTGGACATCCAGAAAATGAAAACGATGATTTCATCTACTGGCCAAAACTGCTGAATGGATCCATTGATGTTAACCTTCTGTACCATCGTATGTCTGATGCCAAGGTTGGATTCGTCACTCCATTTGATCACCAACGTTATATTGCTGGTTACCAGAAGAAACTCCAGGTTAACCTGCCATTCAGTGTGGACCTGTCGCTGAACTTTGAAACCGACGAATACGAAATTGAGTTGTCCCCCTTGGAACCCAAGAAGGATCAACTGTTCTTCCACTTGAGCTCCTGGCCATACACTGGATACAAGGATATCACTGAAATGCGCCCAATCGCTGACAGTCCCAACGTCAGAATTGTTCATGATGACGATCAGACCACCAAATCCTTTGAACACACTTTCGGACAGGACATGACTGGATTCGGCCTGCGTTTCCACGCTAAGTACGATCAGGACTTCTTCAACTTTGAACAGTTCTACGATTTCTACAAGCAGCACGATTTCTACTCTGCATTCTTCTATCCGTTTGCTACTCAGCCTTATGAATACCATCAGTTCAACGTGTACTACGATGCTCAGCGCACAGATATTGAGAAGATCAAGTTCTCTGCTCACTACAAGGAAGGCGACTTCGATCAGGACTTCCAGGACTCCGACGTTAAGCACCCGAAGGGACGTCATGGTTACTCTGGCTACTACAACGAAGCCAACTATGCTCAGCCCATCGTTTTCTCTGCCGCCAGTCACCGTCGTCAAGATCAGTTCATCAAGAACGCCGCAGCCGGAATCCGCAACAGTGATGTGGGAGTGTTCGACTTCGGTGTTACCTTCGAAGGAAAGAAGCAGAAGGCCGAATATGTCTTCACCACTGCCTACGCTGACAGTCCAGTCGATGAGAAGTCTCgtttcttgttcttcttctccGGAAGCCCGTACTACCAGTCGAACTACTTCTTCGGTATGCCATACCAGGGTAAACAGTTCCAGATGTGCTTCTCGGCCACCAACGAGTTCCCGAATGTGCCCAAGCTGAACTTCTTGAACGCTTTGAACCAAAACGAAGACGCCGACCTGAAATGGGAACTCTCTTACGGCGAGAAGTGCCAAGGAGGAGCCCAGGTTTCCATCAAGGGTAAACTGCATCAAACCGATATGTACCGTCACCACTTGCGCACCTCTCGCGTTGGCTCCACCTGCAAGGACCAGATGGATCGCGGTTTCTACCAGTTGAAGGAATGCCAAAACGCTACCCGCCAGGCCAGCTACTTCGATCAATACTTCTTCAAGTTCGATTTCAAGAACTTCGACTCTGCCTCCCAGAACTTGACCTACAAGTTCTTCAACTTCTTCCAACAGTTCGCCTATCCGTACTACGAATCTAACTACTTCTACAAGGGCAAGGACAATCAAGCTCAGTTCAACTTTGAGCTGGCTCCGTACGCCGATTGTTTCAACGCTTCCTTCTTTGGACCGGAGTTTGCCTTCAAGGTTGAGAACTATCCGATCTACAACTACTACTACAGATACTTCGCCACGGTTCACTCCGATCTGTCCTTCTTCGACCGCTTCGCTACCTATGCCTACCGCGGACAGTACCACCGTAAGTAGTTTAACATTTTTATTGAATGGAAAAAGATCTCTAATAACGTTCTTTGATTCATTTCGCAGCATCCTGTTCCATCTCCAGCAAGTATGTTGCTACCTTCGATGGAAAGACTTACGACTACACTATGGGTGATTGCTGGCACGTCGTGTTGCACAC
It contains:
- the LOC5567551 gene encoding vitellogenin-A1-like, giving the protein MLVKLFLLALVGISTAYQYSYRSEFPYGRPDNKTGFEFGAWEPNRQYVYNVTSKTMTALPDLEDQWTGTFTRAYLVIRPKSPDYVFGYVKQPEYAVFNEYLPQGINTELSQRSLKWRPMPMSSKPIAIRYHKGTIKGFYVEQTVPNHEVNILKAWLSQFQLDTQGHHTYKSEYNQFPGNNSFTGVYEVMEPVVTGKCKTLYDVSVVPPYMIQANKQWVPQPQLREEGQYFFQVVKTQNFDHCQQRMGYHFGFSGYSDFRPNTNSMGNVASKSAVTNMYLTGTWYNYTIQSSSTVNKIAVAPSLINKQKAIVYAAVNCTLNRVEEYKQIPTGPAEDQKVFVDLVYSYNMPSDKKNNVRPTNATSSSSSSSSSSSSSSSSSSESSSSDSSSSESQENPKISPVYQYKAQLDEVEKRGNRNRRDLNAFKEKKYYEAYKLDQYRLSRKNDTSSDSSSSDDSSSSSSSSSSQESNERNNSSSSSSSSSSSSSSSQSYSSSSSSESYSLSSEEFYYQPAPESFKDAPQAPFLPFFTGYKGYNIQYARNVDGQRSIYRLVQEAVDELQNPSTLPKSNTLSKFNIVSRIFRTMNYQDIYEVAQKYFVSQQERKEGNNKSEKFAKRVDAWIFIRDALAEAGTPPAFKVIKEFIEEKKLRGYEAAGVFSTLVNSIRYPTESLLHEFFLLATSDTVQHQEGLNTTALFTYSYFVNQAHVNNRSAYNYYPVYSFGRFADADYKIVAHKIVPWFSHQLREAVNARDSVKAQVYIRCLGNLGHPEILNVFEPYLEGKYQVSDYQRLAMVVAFDKLVENYPHLARSILYKVYQNIGDIHQIRCAAVHMLMRANPPADMLQRMAEYTYYDPSRYVRAAVKSALESAAESYDYDYYNEFAENAKAAVKFLNPEDFSFQYSSSYIRDYAFENQEMSYRMYYGQIAADDHVMPNGMFFQLRNNFGGYKKYSSSYYLFSSMEAFFDLVDKQCDRSYFKDDYKSSDYYYKYYKQFPNKKSEYFDKYYKSHGPQSDYYQKFAKAEYNDKEPQKYSTTRIAKLLNIDPREAEELEGQFLVKLFNGYHFYAFNNQTIENSPQYIKKLFRELEDGLNFNYTKFYQQEEASLAFPLATGFPFVYTLKTPTVFKFETEAKVKTYPRVHQKPTGHPENENDDFIYWPKLLNGSIDVNLLYHRMSDAKVGFVTPFDHQRYIAGYQKKLQVNLPFSVDLSLNFETDEYEIELSPLEPKKDQLFFHLSSWPYTGYKDITEMRPIADSPNVRIVHDDDQTTKSFEHTFGQDMTGFGLRFHAKYDQDFFNFEQFYDFYKQHDFYSAFFYPFATQPYEYHQFNVYYDAQRTDIEKIKFSAHYKEGDFDQDFQDSDVKHPKGRHGYSGYYNEANYAQPIVFSAASHRRQDQFIKNAAAGIRNSDVGVFDFGVTFEGKKQKAEYVFTTAYADSPVDEKSRFLFFFSGSPYYQSNYFFGMPYQGKQFQMCFSATNEFPNVPKLNFLNALNQNEDADLKWELSYGEKCQGGAQVSIKGKLHQTDMYRHHLRTSRVGSTCKDQMDRGFYQLKECQNATRQASYFDQYFFKFDFKNFDSASQNLTYKFFNFFQQFAYPYYESNYFYKGKDNQAQFNFELAPYADCFNASFFGPEFAFKVENYPIYNYYYRYFATVHSDLSFFDRFATYAYRGQYHPSCSISSKYVATFDGKTYDYTMGDCWHVVLHTVKPDYEYYAYQSHFQNADSEYRFKNGFYEDEQISVLGRSGPSNEMYFKVILGQYKQNDYNIDIIPNGADLPKVYINGKPQQIHDKYAVELYTNDNGGEQPLFRCYALPGNELEINIRNDGLKIVHDGYRARFFADQSYYNNFAGLCGTNNGEYYDDFVTPDQCYMRKPEYFAASYAITGQNCTGPAKAFNYAYQQKAKEECVKREVFYGNVIYERDFYRQRYRYYNHNVEESDSSSSSSSSSSSDSSSSSSDSSSSSSSESRSRSHSGSSSSSSSEENKEYHPHQQQHSVKECEVKHQHQFFEQGSQICFSVRPLPACPSHCAATDKTPKYFDVHCRSASDPAAQLYKSQIQKGYSPDMKSRSVSKTVKFNIPKTCVHSQ